A section of the Paracoccaceae bacterium genome encodes:
- a CDS encoding transposase, with protein MMGPRQVAQGALFYEFSIESFVPKDHPVRGIDRFLDLTGVRPLLASYYSANGRPSIDPELMIRMLLLGYCQGIRSERRLCEEVHVNLAYRWFCKLDLADPVPDHSTFSKNRHGRFRESGLFRHLFEVVLQRCMDEGLVGGHSFGVDASLIPANANQTRGVESKDGLPADLTSRAVDEYLETLDDVAFGAATKVVPKYISPADPAARWTGADGGAAYFAYSTNYMVDLDNAVIVDVEPTAPIRPAEARAAREMIDRVHERFGIKPDKLVGDTGYGSAEMLGWLVDERQIEPHIPVWDKSKRTDGTFSREDFVYDPATDSYTCPTGKALQTYRRNFSKPRKPNGSKDGFIRYRASKHDCDACPLKSQCCPKDDGRRLMRSVHEAARDVARDIRKTDAYMTSFIQRRKVEMLFAHLKRYIGVQMMRLRGPKGATEQFQLAATAQNLRKLAKLVPATVPT; from the coding sequence ATGATGGGTCCAAGGCAAGTTGCGCAAGGCGCGCTGTTCTATGAGTTCTCGATCGAGAGTTTTGTGCCGAAGGATCATCCCGTCCGGGGAATTGATCGCTTCCTTGATCTGACAGGTGTGCGCCCCTTGCTCGCTTCATACTACAGTGCCAATGGCCGCCCTTCGATTGATCCTGAACTGATGATCCGCATGCTGTTGTTGGGCTATTGTCAGGGCATCCGTTCCGAGCGACGGCTTTGCGAAGAGGTTCATGTCAATCTGGCGTATCGTTGGTTTTGTAAGCTTGATTTGGCTGATCCAGTGCCCGACCATTCGACATTCTCTAAGAACCGGCATGGCCGTTTCCGCGAGAGCGGTTTGTTCCGACATTTGTTCGAGGTCGTTTTGCAGCGCTGCATGGATGAGGGGCTGGTTGGCGGCCACAGCTTTGGTGTTGATGCCAGTCTGATCCCCGCGAATGCAAACCAGACGCGCGGCGTTGAAAGCAAAGACGGACTGCCAGCAGATCTGACGTCCCGTGCCGTCGACGAATATCTCGAGACGCTGGATGATGTGGCCTTCGGTGCTGCGACCAAGGTCGTCCCCAAATACATCTCACCGGCTGATCCAGCAGCGCGTTGGACTGGGGCTGACGGGGGAGCCGCCTACTTTGCCTATTCCACTAACTATATGGTCGATTTGGATAATGCAGTCATCGTGGACGTCGAGCCGACGGCTCCGATCCGGCCTGCAGAGGCGCGGGCAGCAAGGGAGATGATCGATCGTGTACATGAGCGGTTTGGCATCAAACCTGACAAGCTTGTGGGTGATACGGGTTACGGATCAGCCGAGATGTTGGGCTGGCTTGTGGACGAACGTCAAATCGAACCCCACATTCCGGTCTGGGATAAGTCAAAACGAACTGACGGCACATTCTCACGCGAAGACTTTGTCTACGACCCGGCGACCGACAGCTATACTTGCCCGACCGGCAAAGCCTTGCAAACATATCGGCGGAACTTCTCAAAACCGCGAAAGCCCAATGGCAGCAAAGACGGGTTCATCAGATACCGAGCCTCAAAGCACGATTGCGACGCATGCCCTCTGAAGTCGCAATGCTGTCCGAAGGACGACGGCAGACGCCTTATGCGGTCCGTTCACGAAGCCGCCCGAGACGTCGCTCGCGATATCCGAAAAACAGATGCCTACATGACGTCGTTCATCCAAAGGCGGAAGGTTGAAATGCTCTTTGCCCACCTGAAACGATACATCGGCGTGCAGATGATGCGGCTTCGAGGACCCAAAGGCGCAACCGAACAGTTCCAACTCGCAGCAACAGCTCAAAACCTCCGGAAACTGGCGAAGTTGGTGCCAGCAACAGTGCCAACGTGA
- a CDS encoding 3-oxoacid CoA-transferase subunit B encodes MAGDTKGWDRNQMAARAAEELQDGWYVNLGIGIPTLVANYVGDKDITLQSENGMLGMGPFPFEGEEDPDLINAGKQTITELSRTAYFDSAQSFGMIRGGKIAAAILGAMEVAENGDLANWMIPGKLVKGMGGAMDLVAGVGRVIVVMDHTSKHGDSKLLKECTLPLTGKSVVDRIITNLGVLDVVEGGLKIVETADGVSEDELRAATEATIV; translated from the coding sequence ATGGCCGGTGACACCAAAGGATGGGATCGCAACCAGATGGCCGCGCGCGCGGCTGAAGAGTTGCAGGACGGCTGGTACGTGAACCTTGGCATCGGCATTCCGACGCTGGTGGCGAATTATGTCGGCGACAAGGATATCACGCTGCAATCGGAAAACGGCATGCTGGGCATGGGGCCGTTTCCGTTTGAAGGGGAAGAAGACCCCGACCTGATCAACGCGGGCAAGCAGACGATTACCGAGCTTAGCCGCACAGCCTATTTCGATTCTGCGCAGTCCTTCGGGATGATCCGGGGCGGCAAAATCGCTGCGGCGATTCTGGGCGCGATGGAGGTGGCCGAGAATGGCGACCTTGCCAACTGGATGATCCCCGGCAAGCTGGTCAAGGGCATGGGCGGGGCAATGGATCTGGTCGCCGGTGTCGGACGGGTGATCGTGGTGATGGACCACACCTCAAAGCATGGCGATTCCAAGCTGCTGAAGGAATGTACCTTGCCGCTGACCGGGAAATCCGTGGTTGATCGGATCATCACCAACCTGGGCGTGCTTGACGTGGTCGAAGGCGGGTTGAAAATCGTCGAGACCGCCGACGGCGTCAGCGAGGACGAATTGCGCGCCGCCACGGAAGCAACGATTGTCTGA
- a CDS encoding response regulator, with product MRCGRRKGRRRSVLNGRPERSYRFFYQRAPRVGPGNDQRRAWREYHNVKILICEDDAGLRALWTEVFGQAGHDVVAVADSQGARKTLMMTRYDVMILDLYLGDDTGLSVATLAAYANPECKIVITTGSTVFPSGELFAMAPSVAAVLRKPVSNQELLAVAEHGLKAAS from the coding sequence ATTCGTTGTGGCCGCCGAAAAGGCCGGCGACGTTCCGTTCTGAACGGCAGGCCGGAACGGAGTTATCGGTTTTTTTACCAACGCGCGCCTAGGGTTGGCCCAGGCAATGACCAAAGGCGCGCCTGGCGTGAATACCACAACGTGAAAATCCTGATTTGCGAAGATGATGCCGGGCTGCGCGCCCTCTGGACCGAGGTTTTCGGTCAAGCCGGGCATGACGTAGTGGCTGTCGCGGATTCGCAGGGCGCGCGCAAGACGCTGATGATGACCCGGTATGATGTCATGATTCTGGATCTCTACCTTGGCGATGATACCGGGCTGTCGGTGGCAACGCTGGCCGCCTATGCCAATCCCGAATGCAAGATTGTCATCACCACAGGCTCGACCGTATTTCCATCGGGTGAATTATTCGCCATGGCCCCGTCGGTGGCCGCCGTTTTGCGCAAGCCAGTCAGCAATCAGGAACTGTTGGCCGTGGCCGAACACGGGCTGAAGGCCGCGTCCTGA
- a CDS encoding alpha-hydroxy-acid oxidizing protein yields MDLDLLYPEVADLRARARRRLPHFAWEYLDSATGDEGTAHRNTAALDAVTLNTAILGGEVTPDLTTRLMGRDQALPFGIAPVGMSGLIWRDAEPILAQLAGESGIPYSLSTVATRTPEDLAPHIGNQGWFQLYPPGDGDIRRDLLKRAKDSGFHTLILTVDVPVASRRERQRRARLSNPMRITPRVLAQVAMRPAWALAMATNGIPKLATLEKYARVDANLPSTAHIGYLLRTAPDWDYLDAVRTEWDGKLVVKGVTRADDASACEQAGVDAVWVSNHAGRQFAAARASLDFLPEVRAATSLPVIFDSGVRSGTDILRAIALGADFVMLGKAFHYGLAAFGARGAAHVVHILREQLIADMGGLC; encoded by the coding sequence ATGGATCTCGACCTGCTCTATCCCGAAGTGGCCGATCTGCGCGCCCGGGCGCGCCGACGACTACCGCATTTTGCCTGGGAGTATCTGGACAGCGCCACCGGTGATGAAGGCACCGCGCACCGGAACACGGCGGCGCTGGATGCGGTGACGCTGAACACCGCGATTTTGGGGGGCGAGGTTACGCCGGATCTGACCACCCGGCTGATGGGGCGCGATCAGGCGCTGCCGTTCGGGATCGCCCCCGTGGGCATGTCGGGCCTGATCTGGCGCGACGCGGAACCGATCCTCGCACAGTTGGCGGGCGAGAGCGGCATCCCCTATAGCCTGTCCACCGTGGCAACCCGCACGCCCGAAGACCTGGCGCCGCATATTGGCAACCAGGGCTGGTTCCAGCTGTATCCGCCGGGTGACGGGGACATCCGGCGCGACCTGCTGAAGCGCGCCAAGGACAGCGGTTTCCACACCTTGATTCTGACCGTCGATGTCCCTGTCGCCAGCCGCCGGGAACGCCAGCGCCGCGCCCGCCTGTCGAACCCGATGCGGATCACCCCGCGCGTCCTGGCCCAGGTTGCGATGCGCCCGGCATGGGCGTTGGCTATGGCCACCAACGGCATCCCGAAACTGGCAACCCTCGAAAAATACGCAAGAGTTGATGCCAACCTGCCCTCGACAGCGCATATCGGCTATCTGCTGAGGACCGCGCCGGACTGGGACTATCTGGACGCGGTGCGCACTGAATGGGACGGCAAGCTGGTGGTCAAGGGCGTAACCCGCGCCGATGACGCAAGCGCTTGTGAACAGGCCGGGGTGGATGCGGTCTGGGTCTCGAACCATGCCGGGCGCCAGTTTGCCGCCGCCCGCGCCAGTCTGGATTTTCTGCCCGAGGTCCGCGCTGCCACCAGCCTGCCAGTGATCTTTGACAGCGGCGTCCGCTCTGGCACCGACATCCTGCGCGCCATCGCGCTGGGGGCGGATTTCGTGATGCTGGGCAAGGCGTTCCACTATGGTCTGGCCGCCTTCGGGGCCAGGGGCGCCGCGCATGTGGTGCATATCCTGCGCGAACAATTGATCGCCGACATGGGCGGATTGTGTTGA
- a CDS encoding DNA polymerase III subunit gamma/tau gives MSEPTKAYQVLARKYRPATLADLRGQDAKVRTLKNAFAADRIAQAFILTGIRGTGKTTTARIVAKGLNCVGKDGQGGPTTEPCGECEPCVAIAEGRHVDVLEMDAASRTGVDDIREIIDSVHYRAASARYKIYIIDEVHMLSKNAFNALLKTLEEPPEHVKFIFATTEIRKVPVTVLSRCQRFDLRRIEPEVMIDHLKFIAAQENAEIAEDALALITRAAEGSARDAMSLLDQAIAHGAGETTADQVRAMLGLADRGRVMDLFDLILRGEAAGALEELGAQYADGADPMAVLRDLAEVTHWVSVIKITPAAADDPTVGPDERNRGQEMAARLPMRVLTRMWQMLLKALEEVAQAPNPMMAAEMAVIRLTHVADLPTPGELMKALGDAPPGSAAPAPAAPSGGSPGAQAVAQAQVRAAANPPRQTGSALPATDADPDIALARFGDFQNVVALIRSNRDVRLLVEVENSLRLVSYSPGRIEFEPTAEAPRDLAARLGSALGRWTGVRWAVSVTGSGGAPTIGELRDAEEAEARAEAAENPLVKAVFDAFPSAKITDIRTPEAIAAEAEAEALPEVEDEWDPFDDG, from the coding sequence TTGAGCGAACCGACCAAAGCCTATCAGGTGCTGGCGCGTAAATATCGCCCAGCGACATTAGCCGACCTGCGCGGGCAGGATGCGAAGGTGCGCACCCTGAAGAACGCGTTTGCGGCGGACCGGATCGCGCAGGCCTTCATCCTGACCGGCATTCGCGGCACCGGCAAAACCACCACGGCGCGGATCGTCGCCAAGGGGCTGAACTGCGTCGGTAAAGACGGGCAGGGCGGCCCCACGACCGAGCCTTGCGGCGAATGTGAGCCCTGCGTCGCGATCGCCGAAGGCCGCCACGTCGATGTTCTGGAAATGGACGCCGCCAGCCGCACGGGCGTGGATGACATCCGCGAAATCATCGATTCGGTGCATTACCGCGCGGCCAGCGCGCGCTATAAAATCTACATCATCGACGAAGTTCACATGCTGTCGAAAAACGCCTTCAACGCGCTGTTGAAGACGCTGGAAGAACCGCCCGAGCACGTCAAATTCATCTTTGCCACCACCGAAATCCGCAAAGTTCCCGTTACCGTCCTCAGCCGCTGCCAGCGCTTTGATCTGCGCCGGATCGAGCCTGAGGTGATGATCGACCACCTCAAATTCATCGCGGCGCAGGAAAACGCCGAGATCGCCGAGGATGCCCTCGCCCTGATCACGCGGGCCGCCGAAGGGTCCGCCCGTGACGCGATGAGCTTGCTGGATCAGGCCATCGCCCACGGGGCCGGCGAAACCACCGCCGATCAGGTCCGCGCCATGCTGGGGCTGGCGGATCGCGGGCGGGTCATGGACCTGTTCGATCTGATCCTGCGGGGGGAAGCTGCGGGCGCGCTGGAGGAGTTGGGCGCGCAATACGCCGACGGCGCCGATCCGATGGCGGTGCTGCGCGATCTGGCCGAGGTGACCCATTGGGTCAGCGTCATCAAGATCACGCCCGCCGCCGCCGACGACCCCACCGTCGGCCCGGATGAACGCAACCGCGGCCAGGAAATGGCCGCGCGCCTGCCGATGCGGGTGCTGACCCGGATGTGGCAGATGCTGTTGAAAGCATTGGAAGAGGTCGCGCAGGCCCCGAACCCGATGATGGCCGCCGAAATGGCCGTGATCCGCCTGACCCATGTGGCCGATCTGCCCACACCGGGGGAGTTGATGAAGGCGCTGGGCGACGCCCCACCGGGCAGTGCCGCGCCCGCCCCCGCTGCCCCCTCTGGCGGGTCGCCGGGGGCGCAGGCCGTTGCACAGGCGCAGGTGCGCGCCGCTGCCAATCCGCCACGCCAGACCGGTTCGGCCCTGCCTGCGACTGATGCCGACCCGGACATCGCGCTCGCCCGGTTCGGGGATTTCCAGAATGTCGTCGCGCTGATCCGGTCGAACCGCGACGTGCGGTTGCTGGTCGAGGTCGAAAACAGCCTGCGGCTGGTCAGCTACAGCCCCGGTCGGATCGAATTCGAACCCACGGCAGAGGCCCCGAGGGATCTTGCCGCCCGCCTCGGGTCTGCCCTTGGCCGTTGGACCGGCGTGCGCTGGGCCGTCAGCGTCACCGGCAGCGGCGGCGCGCCCACAATCGGCGAATTGCGCGACGCCGAGGAGGCTGAGGCGCGCGCTGAGGCCGCCGAAAATCCGCTGGTCAAAGCAGTGTTCGACGCTTTCCCAAGCGCGAAGATCACCGACATCCGAACGCCGGAAGCCATCGCGGCAGAGGCGGAGGCCGAGGCCCTGCCAGAGGTAGAAGACGAATGGGATCCCTTCGACGACGGCTGA
- a CDS encoding YbaB/EbfC family nucleoid-associated protein — MLKGLGALGDMGKMMKAAQEMQGKMAEMQEALDQVKVTGESGAGLVKATATAKGELTALEIDPSIFVPSEKEVAEDLILAAIKDAQLKAQEKHAEEMGKLTEGMGLPAGMNLPF, encoded by the coding sequence ATGCTAAAAGGTCTCGGCGCGCTGGGCGACATGGGCAAGATGATGAAGGCCGCGCAGGAAATGCAGGGCAAGATGGCCGAGATGCAGGAGGCGCTGGACCAGGTGAAGGTCACCGGCGAATCCGGCGCCGGGCTGGTCAAGGCGACCGCCACCGCCAAGGGGGAATTGACCGCGCTGGAAATCGACCCGTCGATCTTCGTGCCAAGCGAAAAAGAGGTTGCCGAGGATCTGATCCTGGCAGCGATCAAGGATGCGCAGTTGAAAGCGCAGGAAAAGCACGCCGAGGAAATGGGCAAGCTGACCGAAGGCATGGGCCTGCCTGCGGGCATGAACCTGCCGTTCTAG
- a CDS encoding 3-oxoacid CoA-transferase subunit A produces the protein MKKVYDSAAEALDGLLHDGMLVAAGGFGLCGIPELLLAAIRDAGTKDMTFASNNAGVDDFGIGILLQTRQVKKMISSYVGENAEFMRQYLSGELELEFNPQGTLAERMRAGGCGIPGFYTKTGVGTVIAEGKDHKDFDGETYIMERGIVADLSIVKAWKADETGNLVFRKTARNFNPPAAMCGKVCVAEVEEIVPKGSLDPDCIHLPGIYVHRLVQGTHEKRIEQRTVRQREDA, from the coding sequence ATGAAAAAAGTCTATGATTCCGCCGCAGAGGCGCTTGATGGCCTGCTGCATGATGGCATGCTTGTTGCCGCAGGCGGCTTTGGCCTGTGCGGTATTCCGGAACTTCTGCTGGCCGCAATTCGCGATGCGGGCACCAAGGACATGACCTTCGCGTCCAATAACGCGGGCGTCGATGACTTCGGGATCGGCATCCTGTTGCAGACTCGACAGGTGAAAAAAATGATCTCCTCCTACGTGGGCGAGAACGCCGAATTCATGCGCCAATACCTAAGCGGAGAGCTTGAGCTGGAGTTCAATCCCCAGGGCACCCTGGCCGAACGGATGCGCGCCGGTGGCTGCGGAATCCCCGGATTCTATACGAAGACCGGCGTCGGCACGGTGATTGCAGAAGGCAAGGACCACAAGGATTTCGATGGTGAGACTTACATCATGGAACGCGGCATCGTCGCAGATCTGTCCATCGTGAAGGCCTGGAAAGCGGACGAAACCGGCAACCTGGTGTTCCGCAAGACCGCCCGCAACTTCAACCCGCCCGCAGCGATGTGCGGCAAGGTCTGCGTGGCCGAGGTTGAAGAGATTGTGCCGAAAGGATCGCTCGATCCCGACTGCATCCACCTGCCCGGCATCTATGTCCATCGGCTGGTTCAGGGGACGCACGAAAAACGCATCGAACAGCGCACTGTGCGCCAGCGGGAGGACGCATAA
- a CDS encoding methyltransferase domain-containing protein, giving the protein MADTSRFWSLLSGPYSRQKIGDEASYRRKLAETQAHFRPDMNVREIGCGTGSTAVIHAPHVASYEAVDFSAKMLDIARQRVADAAVTNVTLTKAALEDLDANGNFDAVLTLSLPHLLEDRDAGIAHIAKMLKPGGLFVSSTVCIGGRHGWIKVLGPIPRALGLFPILKHFTREDLESSITSGGFSIIDSWQPEGGDSVFIIARKSQ; this is encoded by the coding sequence ATGGCTGATACCAGCCGCTTCTGGAGCCTTCTTTCAGGCCCGTATTCACGCCAGAAGATCGGTGACGAGGCGTCCTATCGCAGAAAACTGGCCGAAACACAGGCGCATTTCCGCCCCGATATGAACGTGCGCGAAATCGGTTGCGGCACCGGCAGCACGGCGGTGATCCATGCGCCCCACGTCGCCAGTTACGAGGCTGTGGATTTCTCGGCCAAGATGCTGGACATCGCGCGCCAGCGGGTCGCCGATGCCGCAGTGACCAACGTCACCCTCACGAAAGCAGCGCTGGAAGATCTGGATGCCAACGGCAATTTCGACGCCGTCCTGACGCTCAGCCTGCCGCATCTTCTGGAAGATCGCGACGCCGGGATTGCCCATATTGCGAAGATGCTGAAACCTGGCGGTCTGTTCGTGTCCAGCACGGTGTGTATCGGGGGGCGCCACGGTTGGATAAAAGTTCTTGGCCCGATCCCGCGCGCGCTGGGCCTGTTCCCGATCCTCAAACATTTCACCCGCGAAGACCTGGAATCCTCAATCACCAGCGGCGGGTTCTCGATCATCGACAGTTGGCAACCAGAAGGGGGCGATTCTGTCTTCATCATCGCCCGGAAATCGCAATGA
- the recR gene encoding recombination protein RecR yields the protein MSNANADIEALIDLMARLPGLGPRSARRAVLHMIKKRALLMMPLADVLQTVAATACECLTCGNIAGSDTCDICASEKRATGEICVVEDVADLWAMERTAVFKGRYHVLGGTLSALDAVGPEDLGIPRLIARVAAENISEVILAVGATVDGQTTAHYISGELEGRCAVTSLAQGVPIGGELDYLDDGTITAALKARKSF from the coding sequence ATGAGCAACGCCAACGCGGATATCGAGGCCCTGATCGACCTGATGGCGCGGCTGCCGGGGCTTGGCCCGCGCTCGGCCCGCCGCGCCGTCTTGCACATGATCAAAAAACGCGCCCTGCTGATGATGCCGCTGGCCGATGTGCTGCAAACCGTCGCCGCCACCGCGTGCGAATGCCTGACCTGCGGCAATATCGCCGGGTCCGACACCTGCGATATCTGCGCATCCGAAAAGCGCGCCACGGGCGAGATTTGCGTCGTCGAAGATGTCGCGGACTTATGGGCAATGGAACGCACAGCCGTCTTCAAGGGCCGCTATCACGTGCTTGGTGGAACCCTCAGCGCACTGGACGCGGTCGGCCCCGAAGACCTTGGCATTCCACGCCTGATCGCCCGCGTCGCGGCCGAGAATATCTCCGAGGTCATCCTCGCCGTCGGCGCCACCGTCGATGGCCAGACCACAGCGCACTACATTTCAGGAGAGCTTGAGGGTCGCTGCGCCGTCACCTCGCTCGCGCAAGGCGTGCCGATTGGCGGAGAACTGGACTACCTCGACGACGGCACCATCACCGCCGCACTGAAGGCCCGCAAATCCTTCTGA
- a CDS encoding AAA family ATPase — protein MNDLSEDDAFEAAAAPSLSQQAMAARGGSRSTAYLDDLNPAQREAVEALDGPVLMLAGAGTGKTKALTTRIAHLLNTGRAAPNEILAVTFTNKAAREMKSRVGRHLGEAVEGMPWLGTFHSICAKLLRRHAELVGLKTNFTILDTDDQIRLLKQLIVAANIDDKRWPARMLSHIIDGWKNRAWTPDKVPASDTGAFDNKGVALYAAYQERLKTLNAVDFGDLLLHVVTIFQTHPDILDKYRNWFRYILVDEYQDTNVAQYLWLRLLAGGHKNICCVGDDDQSIYGWRGAEVGNILRFEKDFEGAKVVRLEQNYRSTPHILAAAAGVIEANKGRLGKTLWTEATEGEKLRLIGHWDGEEEARWIGEEVEAMQSGTRGMAPKSLDHMAILVRASHQMRGFEDRFLTIGLPYRVIGGPRFYERMEIRDAMAYFRVAVSPDDDLAFERIVNTPKRGLGDKAIQTMQIAARTNGVSLLEGARLALAAGGIKGKGAKALGEVLAGFDRWHRLALDAAQSNIELAEVILEESGYTAHWQNEKTPEAPGRLENLKELVKALEQFENLQGFLEHVSLIMDNETDEGAEKVSIMTLHAAKGLEFPAVFLPGWEDGLFPSQRSMDKSGLKGLEEERRLAYVGITRAEEVCTISFAANRRVYGQWQSALPSRFIDELPADHVEVLTPSGLQGGMYGAAGMAPAGESGIAERVAQADGYNSPGWKRLQARSQARGMSQPREASNIVIDASATSSFLEGDRVFHTKFGYGAVFGIEGDKLDIRFDKAGEKKVVAKFVVAAEKAGDVPF, from the coding sequence ATGAACGACCTTTCCGAAGATGACGCCTTCGAGGCCGCCGCCGCGCCCAGCCTGTCGCAACAGGCGATGGCCGCGCGGGGAGGGTCGCGCAGCACCGCATACCTGGACGATCTGAACCCCGCGCAGCGCGAAGCGGTTGAGGCGCTGGACGGCCCCGTGCTGATGCTGGCGGGCGCCGGGACCGGCAAGACTAAGGCGCTAACCACCCGGATCGCGCATTTACTGAACACCGGGCGGGCGGCCCCGAACGAGATTCTGGCCGTCACCTTCACCAACAAGGCCGCGCGCGAGATGAAGTCCCGCGTCGGCCGCCATCTGGGCGAAGCGGTCGAGGGGATGCCGTGGCTCGGCACCTTCCATTCGATCTGCGCCAAGCTGCTGCGCCGCCATGCAGAGTTGGTGGGCCTAAAAACCAACTTCACCATCCTCGACACCGACGATCAGATCCGCCTGCTGAAACAGCTGATTGTGGCCGCCAACATCGACGACAAACGGTGGCCCGCGCGGATGCTGTCCCATATCATCGACGGCTGGAAAAACCGCGCCTGGACGCCGGACAAGGTGCCCGCCAGCGATACAGGGGCCTTCGACAATAAAGGCGTCGCCCTATACGCCGCTTATCAGGAGCGGCTGAAAACCCTCAACGCCGTGGATTTCGGCGATCTGCTGCTGCATGTCGTGACGATATTCCAAACCCACCCGGACATCCTCGACAAATACCGCAACTGGTTCCGCTATATCCTTGTCGACGAGTATCAGGACACCAACGTCGCCCAATACCTGTGGCTGCGGCTGCTGGCGGGCGGACACAAGAATATCTGCTGTGTCGGCGATGATGATCAGTCGATCTATGGTTGGCGCGGGGCTGAGGTGGGCAACATCCTGCGGTTCGAGAAGGATTTTGAAGGCGCCAAGGTCGTGCGGCTGGAACAGAACTATCGCTCTACCCCCCACATCCTTGCCGCCGCCGCCGGGGTCATCGAGGCCAACAAGGGGCGGCTGGGCAAAACGCTCTGGACCGAGGCGACCGAGGGCGAGAAGCTCCGCCTGATCGGCCATTGGGACGGTGAGGAGGAGGCGCGCTGGATCGGGGAGGAGGTCGAGGCGATGCAGTCCGGCACCCGCGGCATGGCCCCGAAATCACTGGATCACATGGCCATCCTGGTCCGCGCCTCTCACCAGATGCGCGGGTTTGAGGATCGGTTCCTTACCATCGGCTTGCCGTACCGCGTGATCGGCGGCCCGCGCTTCTATGAGCGCATGGAAATCCGCGACGCCATGGCCTATTTCCGCGTTGCGGTCAGCCCCGACGACGATCTGGCGTTCGAGCGGATCGTGAACACCCCGAAACGCGGGCTGGGCGACAAGGCGATCCAGACCATGCAGATCGCCGCCCGCACAAATGGCGTCAGCCTGCTGGAAGGCGCGCGGCTGGCGTTGGCGGCGGGCGGGATCAAAGGCAAGGGGGCCAAGGCGCTGGGTGAGGTTCTGGCCGGCTTCGATCGCTGGCACCGGCTGGCGCTGGACGCCGCGCAAAGCAACATCGAACTGGCCGAAGTGATCCTTGAGGAGTCCGGCTATACCGCGCATTGGCAAAACGAAAAGACGCCTGAAGCCCCCGGACGCCTGGAAAACCTCAAGGAACTCGTGAAAGCGCTGGAGCAGTTCGAGAACCTGCAAGGTTTCCTCGAACACGTCAGCCTGATCATGGACAACGAAACCGATGAGGGGGCCGAGAAGGTTTCCATCATGACGCTGCATGCCGCCAAGGGCCTGGAATTCCCCGCCGTTTTCCTGCCGGGGTGGGAGGATGGTCTGTTCCCGTCCCAACGCTCGATGGACAAAAGCGGGCTAAAGGGGCTGGAGGAGGAACGCCGCCTCGCCTACGTCGGAATCACCCGGGCCGAGGAGGTCTGCACGATATCCTTCGCCGCAAACCGCCGTGTTTACGGCCAGTGGCAATCCGCACTGCCCAGCCGGTTCATCGACGAATTGCCCGCTGACCATGTTGAAGTTCTGACCCCTTCGGGGTTGCAGGGCGGGATGTATGGCGCGGCGGGCATGGCCCCGGCTGGCGAAAGTGGCATTGCCGAACGTGTGGCGCAGGCAGACGGGTACAACTCGCCCGGATGGAAGCGCCTGCAGGCCCGCAGCCAGGCCCGCGGGATGAGCCAGCCGCGCGAAGCCTCCAACATCGTCATTGATGCCAGCGCGACCTCGTCCTTTCTGGAAGGTGACCGGGTGTTCCATACCAAATTCGGCTATGGCGCGGTGTTCGGGATCGAAGGCGACAAACTGGACATCCGCTTTGACAAGGCGGGCGAAAAGAAGGTTGTCGCAAAATTCGTTGTGGCCGCCGAAAAGGCCGGCGACGTTCCGTTCTGA
- a CDS encoding DUF4453 domain-containing protein, whose product MIHPPKQDESQIRSQGNPSRFRFKPKRFRLWSMRALIFILTILSAPATAGTICDELWLTRNQVFDQAGYCFGSTLGKTVFNNADCTTKSPALSARAKQFVDRIKSAEAASRCNVNTDRRQLDVPLLAQRLQLHDLPIRDDTESACIGWRGPEVALFAGRNTQTMSIGTIRPGDTIYSAHLSAEGWDFVILQRAGQQVALGWTPGIAYDVDSCETFAG is encoded by the coding sequence ATGATCCATCCTCCCAAACAGGATGAATCACAGATCAGGTCTCAAGGGAATCCCTCGCGATTCAGGTTCAAGCCGAAACGCTTTAGGCTGTGGTCCATGCGTGCGCTGATCTTCATCCTGACAATCCTGTCCGCCCCGGCCACAGCCGGAACGATTTGTGACGAGTTGTGGCTGACGCGCAATCAGGTATTCGATCAGGCCGGATATTGCTTTGGGTCGACGCTTGGCAAAACGGTATTCAACAACGCCGATTGCACGACCAAATCCCCGGCGCTGAGCGCGCGGGCCAAACAATTCGTCGACCGCATCAAATCTGCCGAGGCCGCCAGCCGCTGCAATGTGAACACCGACCGGCGACAGCTGGATGTGCCCCTGCTGGCGCAGCGTTTGCAGCTGCATGATCTGCCGATCCGCGATGACACAGAAAGCGCCTGCATCGGCTGGCGCGGCCCCGAGGTTGCGTTGTTCGCGGGGCGCAATACTCAAACAATGTCCATCGGCACAATCCGCCCGGGCGATACCATTTACAGCGCACACCTGAGTGCCGAGGGCTGGGATTTCGTGATTTTGCAGCGCGCCGGTCAGCAGGTCGCGCTGGGTTGGACGCCGGGGATCGCCTATGACGTCGACAGTTGCGAAACCTTCGCGGGCTGA